A genomic window from Gossypium hirsutum isolate 1008001.06 chromosome D12, Gossypium_hirsutum_v2.1, whole genome shotgun sequence includes:
- the LOC107936824 gene encoding potassium transporter 5, with product MPTDDFVQEEPIEQTHHNDDDSEDVESADTHHPKTDPSLHKLHRSDSMDLESTKVPSHHVRASQAVEWSVILQLAFQSIGVVYGDIGTSPLYVYASTFADGIKNSDDILGVLSLIFYTITLIPLIKYVFIVLRANDNGEGGTFALYSLICRYARVGLIPSQQAEDRDVSNFQLELPSNRLRRASKLKSKLENSRFAKFFLLIITMLGTSMVIGDGVLTPCISVLSAVGGIKEATSAMTEDRIVWISTAILICLFMVQRFGTDKVGYSFAPVICVWFSLIGGIGVYNFIKFDPTVIKAINPKYIVDYFKRNKKDAWVSLGGVVLAITGTEALFADVGHFTVRSIQISMCSVTYPALIMAYTGQASFLRKHQSLVSDTFFKSIPHSLYWPMFVVAVAAAIIASQAMISGTFSIIQQSLSLGCFPRVKIVHTSAKYEGQVYIPEVNYLLMIACVGVTLGFRTTEKIGNAYGIAVVFVMTLTSSLLVLIMIMIWKTDILLVVAYVVIIGSIEFVYLSSVLYKFDQGGYLPLAFAAALMTVMYVWNNVYRKKYNFELEHKLSLERVKDIASDTNLCRIPGLALFYSELVQGIPPIFEHYVANIQALHSVLVFVSIKSLPISKVPAEERFLFRRVEPKELNIFRCIVRYGYTDIRNKVEPLEQTLVEKLKEFITENIYLAHILDGKKGKEDENGVMNGEEWQERVVSETSMVEKAWEGGVVHLIGENEVIASKGSGIGKRLLIDYAYNFMKKNLRQSEEIFDIPHKRMLKVGMTYEL from the exons ATGCCTACTGATGACTTCGTTCAAGAAGAACCTATTGAACAAACCCACCATAACGATGATGACTCCGAGGATGTCGAATCAGCCGACACCCATCACCCTAAAACCGACCCATCATTACACAAGCTCCACAGGtccgattccatggacttggaaTCCACCAAGGTCCCCAGCCATCACGTTCGTGCCTCTCAg GCTGTGGAATGGTCGGTGATACTGCAACTAGCATTTCAAAGCATCGGAGTTGTTTACGGCGATATAGGGACGTCGCCGCTTTACGTTTACGCGAGTACCTTCGCCGACGGTATTAAAAACAGCGACGACATATTGGGTGTTCTGTCTTTGATCTTTTACACCATCACTCTCATCCCTTTGATCAAATACGTCTTTATCGTCTTACGAGCCAACGACAATGGTGAAg GTGGAACATTTGCACTATACTCACTAATATGCCGATACGCGAGGGTGGGTTTAATCCCAAGTCAACAAGCCGAGGATCGTGATGTATCCAATTTCCAGCTTGAATTACCCAGCAACCGTTTACGTAGAGCTTCAAAGCTCAAGTCCAAGCTTGAAAACAGCCGGTTCGCTAAATTTTTTCTCTTGATCATCACCATGCTCGGCACTTCCATGGTCATCGGCGATGGCGTCCTCACCCCTTGCATTTCAG TTTTATCAGCTGTGGGTGGCATCAAGGAAGCTACATCTGCAATGACAGAAG ATAGGATTGTTTGGATTTCAACAGCAATTTTGATCTGTCTCTTCATGGTTCAAAGATTTGGAACAGACAAAGTGGGGTACAGTTTTGCTCCCGTAATCTGTGTCTGGTTCAGTCTCATTGGTGGCATTGGGGTTTACAATTTCATTAAATTTGACCCAACAGTGATCAAAGCCATAAACCCAAAATATATTGTGGATTACTTTAAGAGGAACAAAAAAGATGCATGGGTTTCCCTTGGTGGGGTGGTTCTTGCCATAACAGGGACCGAAGCCTTGTTTGCTGATGTTGGCCATTTCACGGTTCGTTCGATACAAATTAGCATGTGCTCGGTGACTTACCCAGCTTTAATCATGGCCTATACGGGACAAGCCTCTTTCCTTCGTAAACACCAAAGTTTAGTCTCCGATACGTTCTTTAAATCGATTCCGCACTCTTTGTATTGGCCGATGTTTGTGGTGGCGGTGGCGGCTGCGATTATAGCAAGTCAAGCAATGATTTCGGGGACATTCTCTATAATCCAACAGTCGCTGTCGTTGGGGTGTTTCCCTCGTGTTAAAATCGTTCATACATCGGCTAAATACGAAGGTCAAGTTTATATTCCGGAGGTGAATTACTTGTTGATGATAGCTTGTGTAGGGGTAACTCTTGGATTTAGAACCACGGAGAAGATCGGCAATGCATATG GGATTGCAGTGGTGTTTGTAATGACTCTAACATCATCCCTGTTGGTTCTCATCATGATCATGATATGGAAAACCGATATACTTTTGGTGGTGGCCTACGTTGTCATCATCGGCTCAATTGAGTTCGTCTACTTGAGTTCCGTCCTTTACAAATTTGATCAAGGAGGCTACTTGCCTTTGGCTTTCGCGGCAGCTTTGATGACCGTGATGTACGTTTGGAACAACGTATACCGAAAGAAGTACAATTTCGAGCTCGAACACAAACTCTCCCTCGAAAGGGTAAAGGACATTGCTTCCGACACAAACTTGTGTAGAATCCCGGGACTTGCCCTGTTTTACTCCGAGCTCGTTCAAGGCATTCCACCCATATTCGAGCACTATGTGGCGAACATACAAGCATTGCATTCGGTCCTTGTTTTTGTCTCCATCAAGTCACTACCTATCAGCAAAGTTCCAGCCGAAGAACGGTTCCTATTCAGAAGGGTGGAACCAAAGGAGTTAAACATATTCCGTTGCATCGTCAGATACGGGTACACCGACATACGCAACAAAGTAGAACCGTTGGAACAGACTTTAGTCGAGAAGTTGAAAGAGTTCATCACGGAAAACATATATTTGGCTCACATTTTAGATGGAAAGAAAGGTAAGGAAGATGAAAACGGGGTGATGAACGGAGAGGAGTGGCAAGAGAGAGTGGTGAGCGAGACGAGCATGGTGGAGAAAGCATGGGAAGGTGGGGTGGTGCATTTGATAGGTGAGAATGAGGTGATTGCAAGCAAAGGGAGTGGGATAGGGAAAAGATTGTTAATAGATTATGCTTACAACTTCATGAAGAAAAACTTGAGACAAAGCGAGGAAATTTTTGATATCCCTCATAAGCGCATGCTTAAGGTTGGCATGACTTATGAGCTGtag
- the LOC121224607 gene encoding protein SRC2 → MEQRPLELTVVSAEGLKKVKHLSKMDVYVVVKVSGGESTTEQKTPVHKDGGTSPKWNHPMVFSFNESLAQTNTTDLAITFRLMCCRTFRGDKEIGEARVPIKELLDGAGNGNSAKYTTYPVKKPSGKAKGKLNFVYRFGEKAANAVPAYPLVMTAMNPLYPPSHNAAVPAYPTVGYSYPPLGFQQLPVQEGYKPAPQPPAGYPPVGPGLYSTPPPAGYPQMGPGNGYPPVVQPERKNESGDGLTLGAAALVGGLLGGILLGDMVSDAAASYEAGCDPYANAADYI, encoded by the coding sequence ATGGAGCAGAGACCCTTGGAGTTAACTGTAGTTTCCGCAGAAGGTCTCAAAAAGGTGAAACATCTCTCCAAGATGGACGTATACGTCGTCGTTAAAGTCTCAGGAGGAGAGTCGACCACCGAGCAGAAAACGCCGGTGCACAAAGACGGTGGAACCAGTCCCAAGTGGAACCATCCCATGGTGTTTAGCTTCAACGAGTCACTTGCTCAAACAAATACTACTGATCTGGCCATCACTTTTAGGCTCATGTGTTGCCGCACTTTTCGTGGTGACAAAGAGATTGGTGAAGCTCGAGTTCCCATAAAGGAGCTACTCGACGGCGCCGGTAACGGTAACTCTGCTAAGTACACTACGTACCCGGTTAAGAAACCCTCGGGTAAGGCAAAAGGTAAGCTCAACTTTGTGTATAGGTTTGGGGAGAAAGCAGCTAATGCAGTCCCTGCGTATCCATTGGTTATGACGGCAATGAATCCACTGTACCCTCCGTCGCATAATGCAGCTGTGCCGGCTTATCCTACCGTTGGTTATAGTTATCCACCTCTAGGGTTTCAGCAGCTACCAGTTCAAGAAGGGTACAAACCAGCTCCACAACCACCCGCTGGGTATCCTCCTGTGGGGCCTGGATTGTATTCTACACCACCACCGGCAGGGTATCCACAAATGGGACCGGGAAATGGGTACCCGCCGGTTGTTCAGCCGGAGAGAAAGAATGAGAGTGGTGATGGGTTGACATTGGGAGCCGCAGCATTGGTGGGGGGATTGCTTGGTGGGATCTTGCTAGGGGATATGGTGTCTGATGCAGCCGCTAGTTACGAAGCTGGTTGTGATCCATATGCCAACGCTGCTGATTACATTTAA
- the LOC121224608 gene encoding autophagy-related protein 18a translates to MATLSAYPNTNTNTNTNTNFLSPTDQSNHDRESIPPMQNHPSAEPDSDANPNFHSPLLDPPDSVPPAVAPSSLLHLSFNQDHGCFAAGTDHGFRIYNCDPFREIFRRDFDCGGGIGVVEMLFRCNILALVGGGPDPQYPPNKVMIWDDHQSRCISELSFRSEVRSVRLRRDRIIVVLEQKIFVYNFVDLKLLHQIETILNPKGLCAVSQGAGSLVLVCPGLQKGQVRVEHYASKRTKFIMAHDSRIACFALSQDGQLLATASTKGTLVRIYNTIDGSLLQEVRRGADRAEIYSLAFSSNAQWLAVSSDKGTVHVFSLKISAGSPGTTQSRSTSEPVVSSHSSLSFIKGVLPKYFSSEWSVAQFRLVEGSQYLVAFGHQKNTVVILGIDGSFYRCQFDPVNGGEMTQLEYHNFLKPEAAF, encoded by the exons ATGGCCACCCTCTCAGCTTATCCTAACACTAACACTAACACTAACACTAACACCAATTTCCTCTCCCCCACCGATCAATCTAATCACGACCGGGAATCTATCCCTCCCATGCAAAATCACCCTTCTGCCGAACCGGACTCCGATGCTAACCCTAATTTTCACTCCCCACTTTTGGACCCGCCCGATTCGGTTCCTCCAGCCGTGGCTCCGTCGTCTCTTCTCCACCTATCCTTCAACCAGGATCATGGCTGCTTTGCCGCCGGCACTGACCATGGCTTCCGAATCTACAATTGCGATCCATTCCGGGAGATCTTTCGCCGAGACTTCGATTGCGGTGGCGGTATCGGGGTTGTTGAGATGCTTTTTCGGTGTAATATTTTGGCTCTTGTTGGTGGTGGACCCGATCCGCAGTACCCGCCTAATAAGGTTATGATCTGGGACGATCACCAAAGCCGGTGCATCAGCGAGCTTTCGTTTCGTTCGGAAGTGAGATCGGTTCGGCTTCGGAGGGACCGAATCATAGTCGTTTTGGAACAGAAAATTTTCGTTTACAATTTTGTGGATTTGAAGCTCCTACACCAGATTGAGACCATCTTGAATCCAAAAGGACTCTGCGCGGTGTCTCAGGGAGCAGGATCATTGGTTTTGGTTTGCCCTGGATTGCAAAAGGGGCAGGTTAGGGTGGAGCATTACGCCTCGAAGAGGACTAAGTTCATCATGGCTCATGATTCGAGAATTGCGTGCTTTGCGCTCTCGCAGGATGGCCAGTTGCTTGCTACCGCTAGCACTAAAGGGACGCTGGTTCGCATTTATAATACCATTGATGGTAGCTTGCTGCAAGAG GTAAGGAGGGGTGCAGATAGAGCTGAAATTTACAGTTTGGCATTCTCTTCAAATGCCCAATGGTTAGCAGTTTCAAGTGACAAAGGCACTGTCCATGTTTTCAGCCTTAAAATTAGTGCCGGATCTCCTGGCACTACCCAATCACGAAGTACATCGGAGCCTGTTGTATCTTCCCATTCATCTCTTTCTTTTATCAAAG GTGTGTTACCAAAGTACTTCAGTTCAGAATGGTCAGTGGCTCAGTTCCGCCTGGTTGAAGGTTCTCAGTACCTTGTTGCTTTCGGTCACCAAAAGAATACAGTGGTAATTCTTGGCATTGATGGAAG CTTCTACCGATGCCAATTTGATCCGGTGAATGGTGGGGAAATGACTCAGCTGGAATATCACAACTTTCTGAAGCCAGAGGCAGCTTTCTGA
- the LOC121224610 gene encoding glutathione S-transferase F6: MAAIKVHGSPMSTATQRVLACLHEKGTDFQFVPINMAAGEHKSENYLSLNPFGQVPAFEDGDLKLFESRAITHYIAHEYSDKGTQLLIPGSNKDMAVLELWKEVEAHQFDSPSSKIAWEAFYKPFFGMVTDSAAVEENEGKLAKVLDVYEARLTQSKYLASDCFTLADLHHIPNIQCLLATPAKKLIDSRPHVCAWVKEITARPAWSKVLAMQKQ, translated from the exons ATGGCAGCCATCAAAGTCCACGGAAGCCCTATGTCCACTGCTACACAGAGGGTTCTTGCATGCCTTCACGAGAAAGGTACTGATTTTCAGTTTGTTCCCATAAACATGGCTGCCGGTGAACATAAATCCGAAAACTACCTTTCCCTCAAT CCATTCGGTCAAGTTCCAGCTTTTGAAGACGGGGACTTAAAGCTCTTCG AGTCAAGAGCAATCACCCATTACATTGCTCATGAATACAGCGACAAAGGGACCCAACTCTTAATCCCTGGCTCTAACAAGGATATGGCTGTCTTAGAATTATGGAAGGAAGTGGAAGCCCACCAGTTCGATTCTCCATCTTCAAAAATAGCCTGGGAGgcgttttacaagccatttttcggCATGGTTACCGACTCCGCGGCTGTGGAGGAAAATGAAGGTAAGCTTGCCAAAGTTCTTGACGTGTACGAGGCTCGATTGACACAGTCAAAATACTTGGCAAGTGACTGCTTCACCTTGGCCGACCTGCATCACATTCCCAACATTCAATGCTTGTTGGCTACACCTGCCAAGAAGCTGATTGATTCTCGTCCGCATGTTTGTGCTTGGGTGAAGGAGATCACTGCTAGGCCTGCTTGGTCTAAGGTCCTCGCTATGCAAAAACAGTGA